The genomic interval AACAAACAGTCCATCGCCAAAACCAACCATTTTGAAgcgaaaaattctatacattacacaattatctcattttcatcttattatgtaagatgtgatatatttatcatcattaaatgatcatttattgaataattttttatcatccaatggtgataaatgtgtcatatcttATATAATGGGATGGAAGTGAGATGAAAGTATAGTGTATAGcattattcataattaaataagagaTTCTTTGCAACAAAATGTTTCAAAACATATCCAATGTGATAAATGCACTCATCAAATggacaaaaaaatatcaatcacAGTAAAGCGACAAATATgtagcttaaaaaaaaataagaaataaaaatcccaaGAAATGGAACTAAACTGATATTTCTTTACACAAATAGAGCAAGGGCTCCCGGAGAGCCATATCTCAAAGCGCACTGTAATAATCTTCAGCACTCATACGAATGTAACACATGATCGATAATACAAATATGAAAAAGGATGAGAGCTCCATTGCCAGGGCTCCCCAACCAATGACACCAGCATGCTTTAGTATAACTGGTATGGCAATGCTTCCAATAGCTGAAGCTCCAGTCAAGAATTTAGTCGCATTCACCCAGCTATTTCATCATCCAATAAGAAGCAAGaataatttaaacaattaattcaattcttcatctgaaattcaagaaaatggaaaaatcaaTTTCTGGTCAGATTTTAAGAAAGGACTTGCCCGCTCTCAGATTCAGAGAATAGAGAACTACTATCAGATCCCGCCAAAAACAGCAAAGGCATGGGAAGGAGCACATACATCAATACTACAagataaaaatgtgaaaatgttaCTCTTGGGACCAACATTTATATAGAAGAAATCTCAAACTAGCTTTCATTCTTTGGTAACATCCCACTTGTGGCAACATTAATCCAACTGAAGAATTGAAATGTAAACAGTGCACTCGCTTGTCAGTAGCAAGGAAGAATTActcccccaccccccaaaaaaaatcatatcaaagtGTGCAGCAAGAAGAAATTACCAAACTGATCCATGAAATCAAGACATGCAAGTTATGAGCAACAACAGTTGGCACGAATCTGCTTCTGCATGCATACAAACAGTTGTGTGTATGTAATACAGTATCTAATTCAATCCTAGAAAATTTAACCTATACCACACAGGATCAGGAATTTTTAGTTGAATTCGACCAccaattatttattatgctcTAGGAATTCAGGTAAAACTAAAACCGTCAAGCTACGAAGTATATAGCATAAAGTGGATTGAGCCCTTAAGTCACAACTATCTCCCTCCCCCCGCTCCCCCTTCCCCTCccacgaaaaaaataaaaaccctatCTTTGTAGTTAAAAACCTACTAAGAAGCGCCAAAGTGGTACAACTCATATGGAGAACCTATTGATGCAATTCTAACATCAAAGGGCAAAAACTTTAGGCTTTACCTGTTAGCATCGGCCACCAATTGTTGTACAAAGCACATGCCTGAAGCATCACACATTATACGTAAGAAATACGGTAAATAGACTTGGGCACTACAACTTTTTTGCTtcagtttatattaataatccAAATATGATCAAAAGAAAAGACGGTACTTACCAAAATTTGCAATACAATTCCTCCAGAGACCAAAATTGCCAACAAAGCAAGTTTGCCGCTCTGCAAGCAGGCGCGCAGATAACCTGGTAAGTCCGCCATCATCAAAACTTGCCTACCTCACCTCATAAAGAAGAACAACTGTAACAGAACACGCTATTAAAGAAGATTTTTAAGAAGCAAATCTATGAGTAGCAAAGAAAAAGGATAAATTATTCAGTAAACTAGTGTAAACCAGAAAAGGGAGTTTAGTTGCATGAGGTTGACATAGAGATTATTCCCCAATGGTAAATAGATTCTTCAAGGTGTTTAATTGCATATATCGGTGTTCAATTGAAGATACAACAAAACAgagaatcttgaaaaaaaaaaaaaaaagcgaacAGTTCTAACATTCAAATgtcgaaaaagaaaattagatacACGATGAAGTATACGAATCCACACACTTCCTTTAGATTAACACAATGCCAAAAATCTGAGAAAATACACCAAAAAATATCTAGCTTACAAAACTACACACATAATCTAGGGACAGAACGAGTCAATTAATTTGGATCTGAACAGCAGAAATCATCAAAGTaatggtttggtttttttttgggggggtttCTTCACCGCAATTCCAACATAAACAACGTTATTTCAACTTAATCCGGTGGTCTGAATCGCGTAACTTTCTGTAAACGCTGAATTATGGCGGAAACTACACCTAATGGTAACAATCTCCCCGTTATCACATAGATTATATGACCAATAAAGGCACAATcagagtttttaaaaaaaaaaacgaaaaatttGAGGAATGCAATCGTACCGGAATCGGAAGCGCGGAGGTCCGACGGGCTTTCGGGGGAAGGGAGTGTTTGGAATGGGGTCCAAAGATACTAAAACATGGCCGTGGAATATACCAGAAAGTGCCTACGGCTTTTTTGGGTACAGCTACAAAAGACAGTAAGAAGAGGTGTTGGACAACCTGATTTACAGGCAGTTTTGTCAACGGTACGGGTGAGGTCCATCATCCTCAAAGGACCTCTCCCATGTTAGTGCACCGGCAAAATCAGAAGGTCCCCCTCGTCTTTCTAACGACATCTTTGGAtgttcggagtgaatagtataatgatttaagttaaaaatattttattaaattttaaaaattgggtgataaaaaattaaataaaaatattatatagttatttgtttgaatataatttttattttaaagtttgtaaaaatttgatttttttaattttgttttaaagtatgtaaaaattgtattaatttttatatttaaataatgattagatgaaaaagttaaaaatttaaaatttaaaattattttatatttgagtgatgtttgaggataaaattataggaaattttgagaaatgacaTCCAAACATACCCTAATGTTTCTtaaagttttaatattaatatatttaaagttgaataatactaaatacattCTTAAGACGTGCAACTCTTGCAACTTGTTGAGTTTtagaacattttattttaattcttttgaaaataagattttaggattgtttgaatttcttttttttatttattgatgctTTTGCGGTTGGGATTAATGTGCGGAGGCactttctttattattgaagCAAGCTGAAGAGCAGCAACTTCTAAAGGGTGTTAGTGTGTGTCTTAATGCTCCTCGGGTCAGTCACTTGTTTTTTGCGGACGATAGTATCATTTTCTGTCAAGCATCTATTTCAGAAAATCAGCATCTTAAAAATTTGATATGTTGTTATGGTGTGGCATCGGGTCAGCAGTTAAATATGGGCAAAACTGAATTGCTTTTCAGTCGCAATACAGATCCAAGTGTGATAAGTGCTATTAAAGATGTGTGGGGGGTTCAAGATATTCAGCACCATGCTAAATATCTTGGGCTTCCTTCTTTTGTGGGAAGATCGCGTTATCAGACTTTCAAAGGTATTAAGGATAGAGTTTGGGCAAAGTTACaaggttggaaagaaaaattattatcacAAGCTGGCCGTGAGGTGTTGATCAAAGCGGTAGTTCAAGCAATTCCGACTTATGTTATGAGTTGTTTCAAGATTCCTAGGGGTTTTTGTAAAGAGCTTGAGGGGATGATTgcaaggttttggtggggtcaaagaGGTCAAGAAAAAAGGATACATTGGCTGAATTGGAGAAAAATGTGTCAGTCTAAATTTATGGGTGGTTTGGGTTTTCGGGATTTGGAGGtttttaatatatctttatTGGCAAGGCAAGGTTGGCGCTTACTTCACTCACAAGGGTCTCTTTTCACTTCAGTttttaaagcaaaatattttcctaatacTGATTTTCTATCTTCGATGCTTGGCTCTAAGCCGTCATATGTATGGCGTAGCATTTTTGAAGCAAAACCTGTTATCAAAGCGGGGAGTTTATGGCGTATTGGCAAGGGTGATAACATCAAGATTTGGGGAGATAATTGGCTTGCTGACTTGAATTCAAAACAGGTTGTTACTAGATGTAATACCCTTGCTGAGGATGCTGTTGTGGCTGATTTAATGGATCCTTCTA from Juglans regia cultivar Chandler chromosome 2, Walnut 2.0, whole genome shotgun sequence carries:
- the LOC109015452 gene encoding vacuolar protein sorting-associated protein 55 homolog; translation: MMADLPGYLRACLQSGKLALLAILVSGGIVLQILACALYNNWWPMLTVLMYVLLPMPLLFLAGSDSSSLFSESESGWVNATKFLTGASAIGSIAIPVILKHAGVIGWGALAMELSSFFIFVLSIMCYIRMSAEDYYSAL
- the LOC109015453 gene encoding uncharacterized mitochondrial protein AtMg00310-like isoform X1; this encodes MGKTELLFSRNTDPSVISAIKDVWGVQDIQHHAKYLGLPSFVGRSRYQTFKGIKDRVWAKLQGWKEKLLSQAGREVLIKAVVQAIPTYVMSCFKIPRGFCKELEGMIARFWWGQRGQEKRIHWLNWRKMCQSKFMGGLGFRDLEVFNISLLARQGWRLLHSQGSLFTSVFKAKYFPNTDFLSSMLGSKPSYVWRSIFEAKPVIKAGSLWRIGKGDNIKIWGDNWLADLNSKQVVTRCNTLAEDAVVADLMDPSTPSGWNLDLVNQMEPFLRP
- the LOC109015453 gene encoding uncharacterized mitochondrial protein AtMg00310-like isoform X2, which translates into the protein MGKTELLFSRNTDPSVISAIKDVWGVQDIQHHAKYLGLPSFVGRSRYQTFKGIKDRVWAKLQGWKEKLLSQAGREVLIKAVVQAIPTYVMSCFKIPRGFCKELEGMIARFWWGQRGQEKRIHWLNWRKMCQSKFMGGLGFRDLEVFNISLLARQGWRLLHSQGSLFTSVFKAKYFPNTDFLSSMLGSKPSYVWRSIFEAKPVIKAGSLWRIGKGDNIKIWGDNWLADLNSKQVVTRCNTLAEDAVVADLMDPSTPSGWNLDLVNQKGILLL